The window ACTTTGACTTCAAAAACTCCGTAAACTTTTCATTGATTTTTTTCTGTGTTGTTATATCAAGCACACCGTATGGATAGAGCTTATTGTCTTTTTGGAACTTCTTTATAGCATTTACTGTTTCATCATCCATTTTTCCTGTCCAATTTTTCAAATATCCAAGGTAGTAAAGTCTTTGCTGAGCAGCAAGTACCTCTAAATCCATATCGCCTTTTTTGTATTTCTTAGTTGTCGTCAAAGTCAAAATCTTGTCAGGTCCAAACTGAGCAAGTGAGTCATCCTGCACTTCAATATCTGGTATGACACCTTTGCCATCTATATAGTAGCCAGACGGTGATTTGTATTTAGCAACCGTGACCTTTGCCATGTAGCCTTTTTTGGTATCTGTTTCAGGAAGAGAAATCAGCGTTTGCACTGTACCTTTTCCGTAGGTTCTTGTGCCAATCACAACGCCTACTTTAGTGTCTTTAATAGCCTGTGCAAATATTTCTGAGGCAGACGCACTTGATTCGTTTGTTAAAACAGCAAGTTTGTATTTTGGATTTTTGTTATCAGATTTGTATTCATCCTTGAATGTATTATACTCGATTGTCACAATAGGACCTGCTGGCACAAAGAATTTGCAAATCTTCACAACCTCATCCAAAAGTCCACCTGGGTTGTTGCGAATGTCAAATATGATATTTTTAATACCCTTTTTGTCAAACTCATCAAGAGCCTTTTTCACATCATTTGATGCACCCTGTGTAAACTGGGTAAGTTTAATATACCCAATTTTATTCTCCAATACCTTGTACTCAACAACTGGAATTTTAATCTTTCTTCTCACAATTGAAAATCTATAAGTTTTGCCGTCTCTTAATATATCTATCACAACAGTTGTCCCTTCAGGACCGCGGATTAGCTTTACAGCATCGTCTGTTGTCTTGCCAATGAGGCTTTTCCCATCAGCCGCAATTATCTTATCTCCAACCTTCAAACCTGCCTCTTTTGCAGGTGTCCCATCAAATACTCCTGTTATTACAATATAGTCATCCTGTTTTTCTATCTGAACACCTATTCCAGAGAACTCGCCGTTTACGCTCTCTGTAAAGTCCTTTACCTGTTGGGGTTTCATGTATTCTGAGTACTTGTCAAGGCTCTTAAAAAGCCCTGCAAACATCATGTCAATCAAATCATCGTAGCTGTATTTTCCTATATGATAGACCCTCGCAACCTGCAAAACCTTTTTTATATAATCCATCTGCTGCTCTGTTGGATAGTCATTTGAAATTATGAAAAACTGCGAATAAACAGGCACTGCAATTAATAAAGAAAGTACACCCATGATAGCAACAATTCTTAATAAAAGCTTTTTGTTTCTGTTCATTTTTCTTACCTCCATCATACTTTTTTTTATCACAGTTAGACGTTACTCGTGAAAAATACTCATATTAAGATACTGGTGTGGCAGATTATTTCTCAAATAGTTTATAAGATTAAATACTATATTAGCAGCAGTACCCTTTGTGAGTTTCTGGTTTGGCATGAACATATTCTCTTCGCTTCCCACCATAATTTTGGTATCCTTTAAAATTTGTACAGCATCCTTTGCCCATGTGGGAATACTATTATCATCCAAGTAATCAGTCTGAGTGATAGGCGATGTTACCTTTTTGTCAAACCCTAACGCTTTTGCAATTATCACCGCTGCCTCAGAACGCGTTATATAATCTTCAGGCTTAAAGTAATCTAAAGACTTTCCTCTCATAAGCCCAGCTTTTGTTGCGGCATATATATATCCATAATACTTGTGGTTTAGCGGAACATCCTTGTAAATAGACTTTTTCTGGGTTGTACGTGTATTGTAATATTTGTTATAGATGTTCAGTGTATCAAGTAAAAGTTTGGCAAACTGGGCTCTTGTAATGTACTCTGTGGGAACAAAGTCGTCTTTGCTGTCAAAACCGTTGAAGGCAAAACATGTATTTATCGCTTCTTCATATTCATACCCTTTTACTTTTGGAAGGCTTGGAATAACAGCCATTTTGATGATAGGCGACTTTTCAATATTCTTTTGGATCTTGCCTTTGTTTCTCTTTGTCAAAACCTCCCCGTTTTTGGTAAATAGAGGCATGTCATAGGTGATATCAAGGTTTCCTTCAACCTTTGACTTTAAAACATATGTACCTGTGATACTTGATGGTGTGTCATTTTTCTTAAACTCCAGAAGAGTTTTTTGCACAAGTGCAATATTTTGATTTATAACCCCAAACCATGAAGGTGTTTCAATTGTCTGTTTTACTTTCTGAAACTCTCCACTTCCCCAGTACCCGTCATATCCATAGTTCTCGCCTTCAATTGTAATCTTTAAGCCTCCATCATATGTTTTTACTAAATTCCATTCACCCTGATAAAAATTTACAGCCGGATTGGTATCTACCGCTGTAGCCTTCGAAAATGAATAGTTCTGAAGGTTATAAACCGAACCATTGACTGTTAATGTCTCTTTGTAGCTACTTAGAGTATACTCCTTTGTTATACTACCATTTGGAAGTTTTGTCAAGCTTCCTTTTAGGCTGACTGTCCTTTTTATTGTTATCTTACCGCTTGAGTCTTTGAGGTCATATGAATAGGAAATTGTCTCAGAATTCGCAGCAGTTTTTATCTTAGCATCCAGCGTTCCAGAAAGTAAAATAGGCTGACCTGTCACAAATGTATATTCATAGTAATCTATCTTTGTCTTTTTGGGGTCAGATTCTTTATATGAAGATATTCCACCTTCATATCCCAGATACCCTTCTTCAGAGAATGCATAGTTTTGAAAAATAACAAGAAAAAGTACAATTACAGCAATCAAAACCAAGCTCTTTTTTTTCAAAAGTTATACCCCCTTTATGAAGCTAACAATATCTTAATAATTGATTATCACAACAGACGGCTTTACAGTAGTTTTAGAAAGGTCAAAAACACTTTGAGGAACAAGCAATATCACATCATCGCCGTACTGCGGAGGACTTTGCAAAATAGTCCCAGAGCTATTTATTAAAACTGCACTTGACAGGTCCAAAACAAGGCTTGCATTTATCTTGTTCCACGTCTTTGTAATCATATCATAATACTGAGGATTTAAAACCTGTCTATTTTTACCCATAGTACCAACAACTATATACCCGCCAAAACTTGCATCAATTACAGACATTGCATACTTTCCATCATGTATAATATACACGCTTTTGTTAAGAAGCCCTAAGATGTCCTCAGGATTATTTATCCCATAGACATCACAATAGGTTGTCTGTGTGTCATACAAAAGTACAAGTGGAGTTGAGACAAACTGCCAACCGTTTTGTTTATCAAGGTATACGTAGTTCTTGAGTTTTATATATTCAAGCTCTGAAATCTCTGAAACTTCTCCTCTTACAATAATTGGTTTTGAGACTGCTTCTTTGTACTTAGCAACAACCAAGTTTTTCCCATCAGTCACAGCTATTATCTCATCTCCAACCTTCAAAGAAGCATTTGAGACAAGCCCATTTGCAATAATGTATGAATTTTGGCTGAAGTTAAATTGCTCTCCAGATAGCAGAATAGTCCCTGAACTTGTTCCTGTAACTTCACCATCTACTACAGAATATGAACCTTTTGAGAGTGCAAAAACTGTACCCAACACTTCTTGCGAAAACCTATCTTTTGTAATTACCACTACTGAAAAGTTTTGTAAAGTAGGAATGCTGTCCTGTCTTTTACCATCCACAATAAACACCGCATCAGCTGGAATTTTAAATGTCTTATAGTCATATAGCTTTTCAAACTTGTTGTTTCTCAAGATTGAGATGTTTGATAAATACAAATTTCCGCCAATTATTGATGCCTTGGCAAGATAGATGTTTTTAACATACTCATTTGTTGAAATTTCAATCTTTTTAATATTTGCAGACATTCCAAAGAATGACCCTGTAACTTTTACAAATTGCCCCGAAGCCAAATCTTTCAAACTTGTTTTTTTGCCATCTTTTACAACCTCAACTTCACTATTTAAATCATAAGGACCATATACCTTGCCATCAATATTGAGATATATTTTTTGAGGCATCTTAGTTATGGGGTTCCTTTGGATATCCTCAATCTTAGCAATCTTTGGCTGAAGGTTTGAGCTTGCAGTGATAGCTCTTACAAAATCACCGTTAAAATAAAGATATACTATATCGCCTTTTGAAAGGCTATCAGGCGATACAAGCTTTCCATCCTTCATAACTTTGAGCCCAAGCTTTTTTGAAAACCTGTAACTTTTTTTGACACCGTCTTGGTTGTAGATTTCTACATAATTCAGGTTTGTGTCAATTTCATAAAGTATGCCGGAAACTACGTCCTCTGACCTTTCATCATAGGTAGTGCTGATATACTGAGCATAGCCACCATATTCCCCGACCAAAACCTTCATGCCTTGATAAAAATTATTTTTTGTAAGCATACGTGTAAAATCACCTTTGTCAATATAAGCTGTATCAGGCGACAGCAAAAATGACAAGAGTTTTCCGTTTGAGTTTATAATAATTTTATCATTTGCAATCAGAGAAATAACACCTTCTATTTTGTTTATATCTTGGTCTTGATAAGACAAAATGGTGATGCTATCAGCTCTTTCCTTTTTGAAAGTAGTCTGGACTATATTCCCCACTGACAAATCCGAAAGATTTATAGCTCTTTGAGCTCTTGTATCGTAAATTGTAGCTTTTGGAGCCACTAAAAGATTATATACTTTGCCATCTGAAAGTTTTATTTGAATTGTATTCTTTTTTATATCAATCTTTGTTACAACACCCTTCACTGTAACTGTACCAGCCTTGGATAAAACCTCACCTAATACAACCTGATTTTTGTTATTTACGTAAAGGTCAATATAATCTCCTTGTTGCAAAGAAGAGGATAAAACCGCCCCATTATCTGTTATTACAACAAAGTCTTGTTTTGGCGGCGATAGCGTTATGTTTATATTATTTCCAGCATCATTTTCACAGGTTATTACTATTTTATCAGAGTATCTCTGAACACCATTTATCTCAACAGGCTCTTTTTTAAGGTTGTTCGCCTTTACAATATAGTCTTTAAGTTTATACAAGATGAAACTTAGCTCCTCATATGTTATGTAGTCATCCGGGTGAAGATATCCATCAGACCTTCCAACTAAGCTTCCATTTTTAAGAAGGGTATTTATTGAAGACAAAAATTTGCTGTCAATTTTGTCATAATCAGGGTAAAGCCGCGCTAAATTCTCATAGCTTTGAGGAATTTTGAGTGTCAAAACAATCCAGCGGCAAACCTCCTGCCTTGTTGCAGGTGCTGACCTAACAAACACAAGGTCGTCATATGAGTAGGGTCTTCCTTCATACACAGCCCTTGAGACAATTTCATTGTTCTTTTTTATAAGGTCAGCTGTCATTTTTTCATGATCTTTTTGGCTTGGCTGGACTTGAGCTATTGCATCCTGATACTCTTTTTTTGAAATTACTTTCATGTCATACGCAAGCTGGATGTACCCTAAATAAAGGTAGTTATAGGGTTTAACAAGCTTTGAACCAGACGGCCTTTTTGCTTCTAATTTTTCTGCCCTCAAAAAAGCATCTTGTTGTTTACCTGCAGAATTTAGGATTATTGAAAGCGCCTCTTCTTTTGTGAGAATATCAGCAGGTTTTATCCTTGTCTTGCTTGTTGAGCTAAAAAAACCTAAGGCAGACAAAAACAGAAGAGACCTTTTTGACACAGGATTTTGAGGAAGCTGAATAGTAGTGGTATTTTTAAGCATCTTGTTATAATCAGAATTTGCTGTATATTCGAAAGTAGCTTGCGCCCTCACTGGTATTAAAAGGTTTAAAACAAATATTAAAGTTATCAATAAAACAAAAATACACTTTATTCCTCTCAAATCTGTCACCTTCTTATCTCTTGATTGTGTCACAAAGTCCTAAATAAGTTTTTCCTCATATGATATTATCGACCATTTTTGACTTTTGTTCAAGCTCTGCTCTCAACTCTTCAAGGTAGGAAATTAAAGTTCCTGCCTCACCTATTCTGTTAATTCTATCTCTAATTTTTGCTGCATTCTCAATACCTTTTACAAAAAAACTAAGATGCTTCCTTGCCTCAAGCACTGCCATCTTCTCGCCTTTTTCAATGCAAAGTTGCTTGAAAAATTCAATTGCAACTTTGATTTTCTCATGAGGTAAGACTCTTGTTGTAACCTGCCCGTTTTCAAATCCCTCTTTTATCTGAAGAAACACCCAAGGGTTTCCAAGCGCTGCTCTTCCTATCATGATGCTGTCTGCTCTTGTTATTTCATACGCTTTTTTTGCTGACTCAAAATCCACTATATCGCCGTTCGCAACAACTGGAATTTTAACCTTCTCTTTTACTTTTCTTATTATCTCCCAGTCAGCTTTTCCTGAATACATTTGTGTGCGTGTTCTGCCATGGACTGTTATAAAAGAGGCTCCGCTTTCTTGCATGATATAGGCAAACTCTGGCGCATTTAAATTTTCTTCATCAAATCCCTTTCGTATCTTTACAGACACAGGTTTCCTGCTCACCCTTGCAACCTCTTCAACTATCTTTGCTGCCAAAGAAGGATTTTTCATCAGCGCACTTCCTTCACCGCTTTTTACAACTTTTGGAACAGGGCAGCCCATGTTTATGTCAATAAAATCGTACTCAAATTCATCCTGAATAATTTTGACCGCTTCAGCCATTACATGTGGGTCGCTTCCAAAAATTTGAACACCTTTTATCTTTTCATCTTCAGAAAACGAAATTAGCTCTTTTGTCTTTTGGCTTCCCATTGTGATTGCCTTTGCACTCACCATCTCAGTTACGGTAACATCTGCACCAAACCTGCTACAAAGGCTTCTAAATACCTTGTCTGTAAACCCTGCCATTGGTGCTAAGAAGAGTTTTCCTTTGATGTTTAGCATTCTGTTTTTTGCTCCTTTCAAAAAGGCTTTTTAATACAATCTCTCTCTTGTTTTAATTTGTCTTTAACTTATCATAATCTTATCACATTTTTTAAACATTCAAAATTACAAATCTTTGAAAATTTCCATTTTAAAACATCTTTCCTATCACAACAAGAAGCAGCACGTGAACAGGGTAGAACCAGTAAAAAAAGTATTTGTTTAGCCTTAGTTCAAATTCAACTGGTAGCATTCTAATTAGTAAAATCAGGACTACAGATATTATTGAATAAAACTGAACAGGCCAGTCTATAAGGTGTACTTCAAACCATGTAAGGATACAAAATCCTATCAGTTGCAAAAATGGTATGTCAAAAAATAAGTAAAAAATAAGAATTGACAAAACACCATATATTCCATAGTCCATAGGAACAAAATAAGAGATTGCAAGTGGAATTATAACAAGAAAATACCATCTCTTCTGAATAAAAAATAAAGCTACAGCTGCAAAGAAGAATGTAGCAATTACATTTAGCTCGTATGGGTCCCCTGTCATAAGACTAAACGGAATCTGTGAAACCAGCGCAAATATGAAAAGCCTTTTTAAATACCTATTAGGATTTGATGTAAACTTAAAACCAGCTGCTACCTGAAAAGCAAAAATAGGA is drawn from Caldicellulosiruptor naganoensis and contains these coding sequences:
- a CDS encoding S41 family peptidase; the encoded protein is MNRNKKLLLRIVAIMGVLSLLIAVPVYSQFFIISNDYPTEQQMDYIKKVLQVARVYHIGKYSYDDLIDMMFAGLFKSLDKYSEYMKPQQVKDFTESVNGEFSGIGVQIEKQDDYIVITGVFDGTPAKEAGLKVGDKIIAADGKSLIGKTTDDAVKLIRGPEGTTVVIDILRDGKTYRFSIVRRKIKIPVVEYKVLENKIGYIKLTQFTQGASNDVKKALDEFDKKGIKNIIFDIRNNPGGLLDEVVKICKFFVPAGPIVTIEYNTFKDEYKSDNKNPKYKLAVLTNESSASASEIFAQAIKDTKVGVVIGTRTYGKGTVQTLISLPETDTKKGYMAKVTVAKYKSPSGYYIDGKGVIPDIEVQDDSLAQFGPDKILTLTTTKKYKKGDMDLEVLAAQQRLYYLGYLKNWTGKMDDETVNAIKKFQKDNKLYPYGVLDITTQKKINEKFTEFLKSKYVDRQLQRAIQYFKQGK
- a CDS encoding S-layer homology domain-containing protein, producing the protein MVLIAVIVLFLVIFQNYAFSEEGYLGYEGGISSYKESDPKKTKIDYYEYTFVTGQPILLSGTLDAKIKTAANSETISYSYDLKDSSGKITIKRTVSLKGSLTKLPNGSITKEYTLSSYKETLTVNGSVYNLQNYSFSKATAVDTNPAVNFYQGEWNLVKTYDGGLKITIEGENYGYDGYWGSGEFQKVKQTIETPSWFGVINQNIALVQKTLLEFKKNDTPSSITGTYVLKSKVEGNLDITYDMPLFTKNGEVLTKRNKGKIQKNIEKSPIIKMAVIPSLPKVKGYEYEEAINTCFAFNGFDSKDDFVPTEYITRAQFAKLLLDTLNIYNKYYNTRTTQKKSIYKDVPLNHKYYGYIYAATKAGLMRGKSLDYFKPEDYITRSEAAVIIAKALGFDKKVTSPITQTDYLDDNSIPTWAKDAVQILKDTKIMVGSEENMFMPNQKLTKGTAANIVFNLINYLRNNLPHQYLNMSIFHE
- a CDS encoding S-layer homology domain-containing protein codes for the protein MTDLRGIKCIFVLLITLIFVLNLLIPVRAQATFEYTANSDYNKMLKNTTTIQLPQNPVSKRSLLFLSALGFFSSTSKTRIKPADILTKEEALSIILNSAGKQQDAFLRAEKLEAKRPSGSKLVKPYNYLYLGYIQLAYDMKVISKKEYQDAIAQVQPSQKDHEKMTADLIKKNNEIVSRAVYEGRPYSYDDLVFVRSAPATRQEVCRWIVLTLKIPQSYENLARLYPDYDKIDSKFLSSINTLLKNGSLVGRSDGYLHPDDYITYEELSFILYKLKDYIVKANNLKKEPVEINGVQRYSDKIVITCENDAGNNINITLSPPKQDFVVITDNGAVLSSSLQQGDYIDLYVNNKNQVVLGEVLSKAGTVTVKGVVTKIDIKKNTIQIKLSDGKVYNLLVAPKATIYDTRAQRAINLSDLSVGNIVQTTFKKERADSITILSYQDQDINKIEGVISLIANDKIIINSNGKLLSFLLSPDTAYIDKGDFTRMLTKNNFYQGMKVLVGEYGGYAQYISTTYDERSEDVVSGILYEIDTNLNYVEIYNQDGVKKSYRFSKKLGLKVMKDGKLVSPDSLSKGDIVYLYFNGDFVRAITASSNLQPKIAKIEDIQRNPITKMPQKIYLNIDGKVYGPYDLNSEVEVVKDGKKTSLKDLASGQFVKVTGSFFGMSANIKKIEISTNEYVKNIYLAKASIIGGNLYLSNISILRNNKFEKLYDYKTFKIPADAVFIVDGKRQDSIPTLQNFSVVVITKDRFSQEVLGTVFALSKGSYSVVDGEVTGTSSGTILLSGEQFNFSQNSYIIANGLVSNASLKVGDEIIAVTDGKNLVVAKYKEAVSKPIIVRGEVSEISELEYIKLKNYVYLDKQNGWQFVSTPLVLLYDTQTTYCDVYGINNPEDILGLLNKSVYIIHDGKYAMSVIDASFGGYIVVGTMGKNRQVLNPQYYDMITKTWNKINASLVLDLSSAVLINSSGTILQSPPQYGDDVILLVPQSVFDLSKTTVKPSVVIINY
- the dusB gene encoding tRNA dihydrouridine synthase DusB, producing the protein MLNIKGKLFLAPMAGFTDKVFRSLCSRFGADVTVTEMVSAKAITMGSQKTKELISFSEDEKIKGVQIFGSDPHVMAEAVKIIQDEFEYDFIDINMGCPVPKVVKSGEGSALMKNPSLAAKIVEEVARVSRKPVSVKIRKGFDEENLNAPEFAYIMQESGASFITVHGRTRTQMYSGKADWEIIRKVKEKVKIPVVANGDIVDFESAKKAYEITRADSIMIGRAALGNPWVFLQIKEGFENGQVTTRVLPHEKIKVAIEFFKQLCIEKGEKMAVLEARKHLSFFVKGIENAAKIRDRINRIGEAGTLISYLEELRAELEQKSKMVDNII
- a CDS encoding TraX family protein codes for the protein MEKIISNLNTLPLFVLMSKKLTKSKSNLLKLIAAASMLIDHIGYLYFPNRVLFRIVGRIAFPIFAFQVAAGFKFTSNPNRYLKRLFIFALVSQIPFSLMTGDPYELNVIATFFFAAVALFFIQKRWYFLVIIPLAISYFVPMDYGIYGVLSILIFYLFFDIPFLQLIGFCILTWFEVHLIDWPVQFYSIISVVLILLIRMLPVEFELRLNKYFFYWFYPVHVLLLVVIGKMF